GATTGCGAAGCATAATTGCAATATTTTCTTTCAGTCTAgcaacatcttcaatcttcaagATTTTGGCAGATATATCTCGAAAGAAGAGTGCGATATCTacacaaataaaacaaataagaatattaattaaaaatattcagcaaGAGTATTATAtctttttggcaaaaaaaaaaaataattatttcaaatattgaATACCTGAAATTGCCGTATGAACAGGTTTTGGAAGAAGTTCCGCAAATGCAATTGGGAGAAGTCGTTGCATGATGACATGACAGTCATGGCTTTTTAATCCTGATATCTTTCCACTGTTCAAATTAACACAATGTGAAAatttcgaaacatacccatctgGAAATTTAATATCGGTCTTCAACCATGTTAGAAATTTTTCTTTGCCTTCCTTCGACAGTCTAAAGATTGGAATAGGCACTCTTCCATCTTGGGAAATCTCTAACTCGGGTCTTCTGCAAAACAAAGGGAGATCCATCCTTGAGTTTATGCTATCCTTTGTCTTCCCAGGTACATTTAGCACTGTGTTAACCAGATtatcaaagaaatttttttctatatgcaTAAAATCAAGATTGTGTCGAAGAAGTAGGTTCTCCCAATAAGGTAACTCCCAAAAGATACTCTTCTTCACCCAATTATGATCAACACCATACCCTTCAATAGATCGAGTAGGATTGTCATGTCCTTTGCCTCCACAATCAACTGTTTTACGCAGTCCACGTATATTATTTATTCTTTCATGTAATATTTCCTCTCCGTTTAACCATGGTGGAGGATCATCATGGACAGTTTTACCTTTTAAGAAATCTTTAACATTCCGCCTATAAGGATGTCCTTCAGGCAAAAACTTTctatgacaatcaaaccaactgtGTTTTTTACCGTTTGGTAACCAAAACGACTTGGTCTCATCCATACAATACGGACAAGCCAACCTTCCATGGGTcatccatccagataacatccCGTATGCTGGAAAATCGTTAATTGTCCACATCAAGGCCGCTCGCATCGTGAATTTTTCTTTTCGTGAGACATCGTAAGCCTCCACCCCTTCACTccataaattttgtaattcttCAATCAACGGTTGCAGATATATATCCAAGCTTTTCTTTGGATGCTTTGGCCCTGGCACTAATATAGAGAGGAAGAAATATTCCCTTTTCATGCACACTCCGGGGGGTAAATTGTATGGTGTCACGATGACGGGCCATACAGAATATGATTGTCCATTCATACCAATTGGATTAAATCCATCGGTTGATAAACCCAGATAAACATTGCGACTCTCAGAAGCAAAATTAGGATATACCTCTTTAAAATGCTTCCATGCTCTTCCATCTGAGGGATGATGCATTTGTCCTTCGGGGGACACATGTTCAGCATGCCACCTCATTTGTGAAGCTGTCGTTTCTGATTGGTACAATCGCTTCAACCGATCCGTAATAGGCAGATAAAACATCCTTTGCTTTGGTATTTTCTTCCCTGATCGGCCGACATTTGGTTCATAACGGTCTTTTTTACAAAAGCGACAATGTAGTAACTTACTATCTTCCCctttccaaaatagcatacAATTATCCTCGCACACATCAATCTTATGACATGGCAACCCTAGAGACCGCGTTAACTTCTTTGTCTCGTAGTACGATTTAGGCGCAATATTAGGCGACGGAAGAACAGCTTTAAAGGTTTCAGTAATTTCATCCAGACATTCCTCTGAAAGATTAAAATTGGTTTTCCAATTCATCACTTTTGAGGCCAAATACAGTTGAGAAATTCCATCAGTACACCCCTCGTATAAAGGTTGATTTGCCGCTTCTAACGCTTGAAAAACAGCATCATGTTTTTTTTCGTAAGCTGGCTCTTGGACGTTTTCTGGAAAACTAGCATCACCGGGTAACATATTAAAATCTGTATTGGAATCATGGTACTGATCCTCCATTGGAACATTGTTAGAATAATCACCCCATGGTTCATGCTCCATCACATGATGACTTCCTGATGCTTCACCATCATTGTATTGCCAATTTTCTCCGTGATGCGTCCACAAGTAATAATTTTCTGTAAATCCTTTCAACATAAGATGTTTCGTCACTGTATCAACATCGCGATATTTTTGATTCTTGCATTTTTTACAAGGACAAAACAACTTCCCACACTCAAGAAAAAATGCTTGATTACaagcaaaagaaataaaagtgtTTACACCCTCAATAAATTTCTCGCAC
This genomic stretch from Brassica napus cultivar Da-Ae chromosome C9, Da-Ae, whole genome shotgun sequence harbors:
- the LOC106423864 gene encoding uncharacterized protein LOC106423864, translated to MGDFFQSREWMYKRLKRSDHSLCEKFIEGVNTFISFACNQAFFLECGKLFCPCKKCKNQKYRDVDTVTKHLMLKGFTENYYLWTHHGENWQYNDGEASGSHHVMEHEPWGDYSNNVPMEDQYHDSNTDFNMLPGDASFPENVQEPAYEKKHDAVFQALEAANQPLYEGCTDGISQLYLASKVMNWKTNFNLSEECLDEITETFKAVLPSPNIAPKSYYETKKLTRSLGLPCHKIDVCEDNCMLFWKGEDSKLLHCRFCKKDRYEPNVGRSGKKIPKQRMFYLPITDRLKRLYQSETTASQMRWHAEHVSPEGQMHHPSDGRAWKHFKEVYPNFASESRNVYLGLSTDGFNPIGMNGQSYSVWPVIVTPYNLPPGVCMKREYFFLSILVPGPKHPKKSLDIYLQPLIEELQNLWSEGVEAYDVSRKEKFTMRAALMWTINDFPAYGMLSGWMTHGRLACPYCMDETKSFWLPNGKKHSWFDCHRKFLPEGHPYRRNVKDFLKGKTVHDDPPPWLNGEEILHERINNIRGLRKTVDCGGKGHDNPTRSIEGYGVDHNWVKKSIFWELPYWENLLLRHNLDFMHIEKNFFDNLVNTVLNVPGKTKDSINSRMDLPLFCRRPELEISQDGRVPIPIFRLSKEGKEKFLTWLKTDIKFPDGYVSKFSHCVNLNSGKISGLKSHDCHVIMQRLLPIAFAELLPKPVHTAISDIALFFRDISAKILKIEDVARLKENIAIMLRNLEKIFPPTFFDVMEHLPVHLPDEALLGGPVQYRWMYPFERYMYHLKKKVKNKARIGGSIVAQCVNEEISYVTNNYIAPSTVQVPEKDVNEIRFTYKYLDVPIMFQQEGRISGKSSSAWLNDEDYNILQTFLLLNCEVFEPYERMFEDYMMDNHPNITSNDMTRAKDEKFAMWCKDYINNASKSFEFPLWMLEFVQGPKHQIKSWPMYYSRGYHYHTQSHGQNKKTMNFGVCVPGTTETEYFGLIEEIFMIEYHGAVGLKAMIFKCHWFNIDQGIRRHPSGIVDVCPQMHYDKYDPFILPEQCDQVCYVPYPRLRSRREEWWTTIKVMPRGFFETKEVSQNAIQNNIVDHVIPSTNIVRVEAHAVQDDSNYEPMPMINPEDEYLSENDFIDQYDEYSDSDSHSD